A single region of the Vanacampus margaritifer isolate UIUO_Vmar chromosome 13, RoL_Vmar_1.0, whole genome shotgun sequence genome encodes:
- the LOC144062725 gene encoding uncharacterized protein LOC144062725 produces the protein MCKVRILRTLVKQRLDVAVDEIFQLFERTIAEYEEELCRSKEENERHRELLHAVLKPSVRLHTADVQQMLQENVPSEEPEERPHIKAEKGDVWRCLGEEQLHGQEEEADVYKPILTIVDVKMEEDKAQSSQSQHGQSEGKSSPHMTTEANEDVYSESDSLFTPLSDMDNMMSHSSDTDHSHCGKTFLKTKKKSKVDTTSHTEHDNHRNPFKCSECGKRFAINARLKAHMLTHTGEKPFSCLVCGKRFAIKQNMKRHMVIHTGVKPHSCSICPKRFYERFELNRHMRRHSTEKAKPFTCSLCAKRFCNSSTLKVHMKRHTA, from the exons atgtgcaaagtgagaattctgagaacgCTGGTCAAGCAGCGACTGGACGTGGCCGTCGACGAGATATTTCAACTGTTTGAGAGAACCATAGCCGAGTACGAGGAGGAACTTTGtcgaagcaaagaagagaacgAGCGACATCGTGAACTACTGCACGCTGTTCTCAAGCCTTCCGTTCGACTACACACAGCAG ATGTGCAACAAATGTTGCAGGAAAACGTACCCTCTGAGGAGCCAGAAGAGCGCCCCCACATTAAAGCGGAAAAGGGGGATGTGTGGAGATGTCTGGGTGAGGAGCAGCTCCATGGTCAGGAGGAGGAAGCTGATGTCTACAAGCCCATATTAACTATTGTTGATGTTAAGATGGAAGAAGATAAAGCTCAGTCCTCACAGTCTCAGCACGGTCAGAGTgaggggaagtcaagtccaCACATGACAACAGAAGCCAATGAAGATGTCTACTCTGAATCGGACTCACTCTTTACTCCGCTATCCGATATGGACAACATGATGTCGCACTCGTCTGACACTGATCATAGTCACTgtggcaaaacatttttgaagactaaaaagaagtcaaaagtGGATACGACGAGTCATACGGAACATGACAATCATCGCAATCCGTTTAAGTGCTCTGAATGCGGAAAAAGGTTTGCCATCAATGCACGTTTGAAAGCACACATGTTAACGCACACCGGCGAGAAACCCTTTTCTTGCTTAGTTTGCGGTAAAAGATTCGCCATAAAGCAGAATATGAAGAGACACATGGTGATCCATACTGGGGTAAAGCCCCATTCCTGTTCAATTTGTCCTAAACGATTCTACGAAAGGTTCGAGTTGAACAGACACATGCGCAGGCACTCCACCGAGAAGGCAAAACCGTTTACATGTTCTCTCTGTGCCAAACGTTTCTGTAATAGCAGTACTCTCAAAGTGCACATGAAAAGACACACTGCGTAG
- the LOC144062663 gene encoding uncharacterized protein LOC144062663 isoform X1, whose product MRPKICPLPRRHTQKDMQQVLAKSQEDVPCEQQWSSTVKQEEPGEAPHIKEEEAECLQQADVVTFTWTGVPVKSEGDKGQPSQLHPSPRESRGRNSSQGDGEPPKIDKKSKGEHSSENKHLSCSQCGRTFAYKSALKTHMITHSGEKPFACSVCGKSFSFKQNLSRHVAIHTGEKPFSCSVCEKRFLSKFELRRHMSTHNTEKAFSCSVCMQRFYHSSHLRRHMKTHTGEKLLLSDSSSQQMTTEADGEHCEEPRSKADDSTSHSSETDHSDDSREALKSKKKPDEDVTHQDDCNHFNCSVCGKTFAYKSHLKTHMMMHSGEKPFACSFCDKRFSTKRSMMRHAAMHTDENRNTCSVCGVTFPDKFEMKKHQSTHTAEKSFLCSVCAKSFSHKSYLRQHMKRHSAEKPFTCPVCGRGFSHRPYLKIHMVTHTREKAFTCSVCSKSFSHRSYLGVHMRTHTGEKPFPCPVCAKSFSQSSCLRQHMVTHTGEKPYNCSLCAKTYSHRSHLKQHMLTHGGKKPFTCPVCDKSLSSSAYLRKHLRKHNSKNSSTSGGLTAEADGEQADDNVAPLSDLDDVMSNVLEESLETS is encoded by the exons ATGCGCCCTAAAATATGCCCCCTCCCCCGCCGCCATACTCAAAAAG ACATGCAGCAGGTGCTGGCGAAAAGTCAAGAAGACGTTCCTTGTGAGCAGCAGTGGAGCTCCACTGTGAAACAGGAGGAGCCAGGAGAAGCCCCccacattaaagaggaagaggcGGAGTGTCTGCAGCAGGCTGACGTCGTCACGTTCACATGGACTGGCGTCCCCGTGAAGAGTGAGGGAGACAAAGGTCAGCCCTCGCAGCTTCATCCCAGTCCAAGGGAGAGCAGAGGCAGGAATTCAAGTCAAGGTGATGGAGAACCTCCAAAGATTGATAAGAAGTCTAAAGGTGAACATTCCAGTGAGAACAAACACTTGAGCTGCTCTCAATGTGGCAGAACGTTTGCATACAAAAGTGCTTTGAAAACGCACATGATAACGCACAGtggggagaaaccttttgcttgctcagtttgcggTAAAAGCTTCTCCTTCAAGCAGAATCTGAGCAGACATGTGGCAATTCACACAGGCGAGAAACCGTTTTCCTGTTCGGTTTGTGAGAAGAGGTTCTTGAGTAAGTTTGAACTGAGAAGACACATGAGCACACACAACACAGAGAAAGCTttttcctgttcagtttgtATGCAACGATTCTATCACAGCTCCCATCTCAGAAGgcacatgaaaacacacaccGGGGAGAAACTTTTGCTCTCCGACAGCTCCAGTCAACAAATGACAACGGAAGCTGATGGAGAACACTGCGAAGAGCCGCGCTCAAAAGCAGACGACAGCACGTCACACTCTTCAGAGACGGATCACAGTGACGACTCCAGAGAAGCTTTGAAGAGTAAAAAGAAACCTGACGAGGATGTGACGCATCAAGACGATTGCAATCACTTTAACTGCTCCGTATGTGGCAAAACATTTGCTTataaaagtcatttaaaaacacacatgaTGATGCACAGTGGGGAGAAACCTTTCGCTTGCTCATTTTGTGACAAACGATTCTCCACCAAGCGCAGTATGATGAGGCACGCGGCGATGCACACGGACGAAAACCGCAACACCTGTTCGGTTTGTGGCGTGACTTTTCCTGATaagtttgaaatgaaaaaacatCAGAGCACGCACACCGCCGAGAAATCTTTCCTATGTTCGGTTTGTGCGAAAAGTTTCTCTCACAAGTCCTACCTCAGGCAACACATGAAAAGACACAGTGCGGAGAAACCGTTCACGTGTCCGGTTTGCGGCCGCGGTTTCTCTCACAGGCCGTATCTGAAAATTCACATGGTGACGCACACCCGGGAGAAAGCTTTTACTTGTTCAGTTTGTTCCAAAAGTTTCTCTCATAGGTCTTACCTGGGAGTCCACATGAGGACtcacactggggagaaaccgTTTCCATGTCCGGTTTGCGCTAAAAGTTTCTCCCAAAGCTCGTGTCTTAGACAACATATGGTCAcgcacactggggagaaaccttACAATTGTTCACTCTGTGCCAAAACTTACTCGCATAGGTCACATCTCAAACAGCACATGTTAACGCACGGCGGCAAGAAACCGTTTACGTGTCCGGTTTGTGACAAAAGTTTGTCTAGTAGCGCTTATCTGAGAAAGCACTTGCGCAAACACAATTCCAAGAATTCTTCGACCTCCGGCGGCTTGACAGCAGAAGCGGACGGCGAACAAGCTGACGACAACGTGGCTCCACTCTCGGATTTGGACGACGTGATGTCAAACGTTTTGGAAGAATCTTTAGAGACGAGTTAG
- the LOC144062663 gene encoding uncharacterized protein LOC144062663 isoform X2, translated as MQQVLAKSQEDVPCEQQWSSTVKQEEPGEAPHIKEEEAECLQQADVVTFTWTGVPVKSEGDKGQPSQLHPSPRESRGRNSSQGDGEPPKIDKKSKGEHSSENKHLSCSQCGRTFAYKSALKTHMITHSGEKPFACSVCGKSFSFKQNLSRHVAIHTGEKPFSCSVCEKRFLSKFELRRHMSTHNTEKAFSCSVCMQRFYHSSHLRRHMKTHTGEKLLLSDSSSQQMTTEADGEHCEEPRSKADDSTSHSSETDHSDDSREALKSKKKPDEDVTHQDDCNHFNCSVCGKTFAYKSHLKTHMMMHSGEKPFACSFCDKRFSTKRSMMRHAAMHTDENRNTCSVCGVTFPDKFEMKKHQSTHTAEKSFLCSVCAKSFSHKSYLRQHMKRHSAEKPFTCPVCGRGFSHRPYLKIHMVTHTREKAFTCSVCSKSFSHRSYLGVHMRTHTGEKPFPCPVCAKSFSQSSCLRQHMVTHTGEKPYNCSLCAKTYSHRSHLKQHMLTHGGKKPFTCPVCDKSLSSSAYLRKHLRKHNSKNSSTSGGLTAEADGEQADDNVAPLSDLDDVMSNVLEESLETS; from the coding sequence ATGCAGCAGGTGCTGGCGAAAAGTCAAGAAGACGTTCCTTGTGAGCAGCAGTGGAGCTCCACTGTGAAACAGGAGGAGCCAGGAGAAGCCCCccacattaaagaggaagaggcGGAGTGTCTGCAGCAGGCTGACGTCGTCACGTTCACATGGACTGGCGTCCCCGTGAAGAGTGAGGGAGACAAAGGTCAGCCCTCGCAGCTTCATCCCAGTCCAAGGGAGAGCAGAGGCAGGAATTCAAGTCAAGGTGATGGAGAACCTCCAAAGATTGATAAGAAGTCTAAAGGTGAACATTCCAGTGAGAACAAACACTTGAGCTGCTCTCAATGTGGCAGAACGTTTGCATACAAAAGTGCTTTGAAAACGCACATGATAACGCACAGtggggagaaaccttttgcttgctcagtttgcggTAAAAGCTTCTCCTTCAAGCAGAATCTGAGCAGACATGTGGCAATTCACACAGGCGAGAAACCGTTTTCCTGTTCGGTTTGTGAGAAGAGGTTCTTGAGTAAGTTTGAACTGAGAAGACACATGAGCACACACAACACAGAGAAAGCTttttcctgttcagtttgtATGCAACGATTCTATCACAGCTCCCATCTCAGAAGgcacatgaaaacacacaccGGGGAGAAACTTTTGCTCTCCGACAGCTCCAGTCAACAAATGACAACGGAAGCTGATGGAGAACACTGCGAAGAGCCGCGCTCAAAAGCAGACGACAGCACGTCACACTCTTCAGAGACGGATCACAGTGACGACTCCAGAGAAGCTTTGAAGAGTAAAAAGAAACCTGACGAGGATGTGACGCATCAAGACGATTGCAATCACTTTAACTGCTCCGTATGTGGCAAAACATTTGCTTataaaagtcatttaaaaacacacatgaTGATGCACAGTGGGGAGAAACCTTTCGCTTGCTCATTTTGTGACAAACGATTCTCCACCAAGCGCAGTATGATGAGGCACGCGGCGATGCACACGGACGAAAACCGCAACACCTGTTCGGTTTGTGGCGTGACTTTTCCTGATaagtttgaaatgaaaaaacatCAGAGCACGCACACCGCCGAGAAATCTTTCCTATGTTCGGTTTGTGCGAAAAGTTTCTCTCACAAGTCCTACCTCAGGCAACACATGAAAAGACACAGTGCGGAGAAACCGTTCACGTGTCCGGTTTGCGGCCGCGGTTTCTCTCACAGGCCGTATCTGAAAATTCACATGGTGACGCACACCCGGGAGAAAGCTTTTACTTGTTCAGTTTGTTCCAAAAGTTTCTCTCATAGGTCTTACCTGGGAGTCCACATGAGGACtcacactggggagaaaccgTTTCCATGTCCGGTTTGCGCTAAAAGTTTCTCCCAAAGCTCGTGTCTTAGACAACATATGGTCAcgcacactggggagaaaccttACAATTGTTCACTCTGTGCCAAAACTTACTCGCATAGGTCACATCTCAAACAGCACATGTTAACGCACGGCGGCAAGAAACCGTTTACGTGTCCGGTTTGTGACAAAAGTTTGTCTAGTAGCGCTTATCTGAGAAAGCACTTGCGCAAACACAATTCCAAGAATTCTTCGACCTCCGGCGGCTTGACAGCAGAAGCGGACGGCGAACAAGCTGACGACAACGTGGCTCCACTCTCGGATTTGGACGACGTGATGTCAAACGTTTTGGAAGAATCTTTAGAGACGAGTTAG